The following nucleotide sequence is from Nitrospirota bacterium.
GTTTTCACCTTCAACGCCTTCTCATGGTTTCGGGGGCGGCGGAGGCTGAGGGTCCCATTGCTGAACAGGCTGTTCAGCCGGACAAAACACATTTCAGCAGATTAGTCTTCAAGCCAGTGCTTGACGCACTCGATTTCATCTTCAGACAATTCCATGATAGGATGGTTTCTTTCTTCAGTCATCATTGTCATGGTTTTATCAAATTGCGGCCTGAAAATTCCGATCGTATCGGCAAATCCCGGGGAAACGGCCCCGCAAAACTTTAATGCGGTCTTAAAGTTTTTAACGGCTTCTTTTTCATTGCCCATCCGCACATAAGCCGAGCCCCTCGCAAAATAAGCGGCCCCGTGATCAGGCTTCAACTCGATGGTTTTGTCAAAATCTGAAACGGCCTTCTTGAAATCTTCTTTTGACATGTAGGCTATCCCCCGGTAAAAGTGCGCGCGCATATTATTGTCGTTCATGTTCACGACCCCGGTGAAATCTTCAATGGCCTTTTCAACCTGTCCTGTCTGAAGGTGAGCAACCCCCCTGCTGAGAAATGAGATCTCCGTTTTCATGCCGGCCTCGATCGCTTCTGTAAAGGCACTGATGCTTTTACTTTTTTTGCCTTCCATAAAAAGCTGCTGCGCTTTATCGAATAAAATCCTCGCGTTTATGTTGGTCCTTCTGTTCAATATATATTTTATTTACCTCAGAGTAGTCAAAGACAGTTCGTTGAATTTACTGTCATACTTCACTTATATCAGATTTAAAAAAATTTGCAACTCCCTGCCGGTCAGAAATAGTGGTTTGTCAAAATCAGTTATAATTATTATGTGACAACAAAACCAGTTCCCAGGAAACCCGCCAACCAGAAAGGCCCTCAGGAGAAACAACCCGCTCCTGTCTGTTTTAACAGGGACTGCAAGCTAAGAAAACAGAAGGCCTGTAAGGGTTTTGAAGGCTGTCCGGGTTTTAAGGGCAAATAGCAGCGGTTTTTCAAAACCAGAGCCGGTACGCGCCTATCCATAAAAGGCATCCTGAGAAGGCTAACGCCTTTTCAAACTTACTCAAACGCTCTGTTCTGATTATGAAATAAAGGCTGAGCGGAGAGGTAAGAAAGCACGCTGTGATGTAAATCCATTTAGGGGACCTCTCCTTCTTAGGCGCATCAGGGAAAAGCGAGCAGAAGGGACACTCAATTTCTCCCTCAAGCCTGTGTCCGCATCGCGCGCACCGGGTTATGCCAAGTATTTCGTCGTGATCTTCGTTGTCCATCTTATAAACCGAATTCAATAAAATACTGATACGGCAATATACATTGTGAGCGTATCACACGGTA
It contains:
- a CDS encoding tetratricopeptide repeat protein, giving the protein MNRRTNINARILFDKAQQLFMEGKKSKSISAFTEAIEAGMKTEISFLSRGVAHLQTGQVEKAIEDFTGVVNMNDNNMRAHFYRGIAYMSKEDFKKAVSDFDKTIELKPDHGAAYFARGSAYVRMGNEKEAVKNFKTALKFCGAVSPGFADTIGIFRPQFDKTMTMMTEERNHPIMELSEDEIECVKHWLED